CCGCGGTCGGGAACGGTGAAGCTTCGGCCGTCGCCGCACACTCTTCTTGCTCCTGATCCCCTCGTCCTTCAGGATGCGGACGACACTCGAACGGCTGATCCTGATCCCCTCCCGTTCGTTCAGGCATTCCGCAAAGTGAGAGAAGTTGAAATCGTAATAGACCTCCTCATACGCCTTCAGCACCGACTCCCGAACCTCATCTCCGATCCTGCGCCGAGACGTTCTGCCGCGGTTGCCGTGAACAAGCCCCGCCGCCCCTTGAGCGACGAACCTCTTCTTGATCCTGATGATTTGCCGTTGACAGAGCCCCAGCTTTTCCGCCGCCTCCCTGTTCGTCATGCGTCCGTCGACAAGCGCTCCGATAATCCTGATACGATCCAGTTCCTTTTGTGACAATGTCATTCGCTCCTGTTTCATGAACGGTATTATCTCAGAGTGACATTTTCTTGGAACAGTTATGGGTGACTTTATCACTGAACAACGACACTCGCGGAGCGCGACCTTGACAGTCAATTTCCTGTATGCTAAGATTCATGTTTCAATTCACGCGCTCCTCGCGGAGCGCGACCGCCGCTTTGAGGGTTATTCAGCGCGTAAGCGACGTTTCAATTCACGCGCTCCTCGCGGAGCGCGACCGATCTTTCAGGTTATCCACGTGCGACGCCGATGTTTCAATTCACGCGCTCCTCGCGGAGCGCGACCGCTTTTTGCCGGGGCTGGACGCCGAACGGCTGACGTTTCAATTCACGCGCTCCTCGCGGAGCGCGACCACAACGCCGAGACCCCCGGCGCGTCGCCGAAGTCGTTTCAATTCACGCGCTCCTCGCGGAGCGCGACGAGACCAACGGCCCGCAGCGGGACCGCGTCGTCGTTTCAATTCACGCGCTCCTCGCGGAGCGCGACTCGCCGAAGAGCTACCTGCTGAAGACGTTTTTCACGAGTTTCAATTCACGCGCTCCTCGCGGAGCGCGACACGGCGCGCGCTTCGTCCATATCGTCGAGACTCAGTTTCAATTCACGCGCTCCTCGCGGAGCGCGACCCTGGCGATCTCCGAGGGGCGCCTCACGTCCATGCGGTTTCAATTCACGCGCTCCTCGCGGAGCGCGACACGGGGCGGATGTGGTCTTCGTCGATCCTCCGTGGTTTCAATTCACGCGCTCCTCGCGGAGCGCGACGGGCACAAGCTGGAAATTGACGCCAGCCGCTACGGTTTCAATTCACGCGCTCCTCGCGGAGCGCGACACGCCTCGTGGCACAGGCGCAGCAAGCGCTCGCAGTTTCAATTCACGCGCTCCTCGCGGAGCGCGACGTCATGCCGTTTCCCCGCCTTCCTTTTCAGCTTCCGCGTTTCAATTCACGCGCTCCTCGCGGAGCGCGACACGCTATCGTTCGGAACATCGGTTCCGCTTGCTGCGGTTTCAATTCACGCGCTCCTCGCGGAGCGCGACGCGGTGAAGGTCGCAAGCATCTTTTGCAGCCACTCGTTTCAATTCACGCGCTCCTCGCGGAGCGCGACGGACGTGAGCACCACCAAGTTCAGACTTTCTCCGGTTTCAATTCACGCGCTCCTCGCGGAGCGCGACGATCAGCTTCGCGACGTCGCGAAGCTGCATCAGAGTTTCAATTCACGCGCTCCTCGCGGAGCGCGACCAACGCCGTTGAGGACCATGCCCGCGCCCATGGTGTTTCAATTCACGCGCTCCTCGCGGAGCGCGACAGCTGTTCGAAGATGGTCGTGCGGTTACTCATTTGTTTCAATTCACGCGCTCCTCGCGGAGCGCGACAGTGGTACTTTTGAGACGGGTATTTCCCCGCTTTCTCGAAGCGTTCCCGCGAAGTTCGTCGCAAGCTCTATTTCCTTGTGGCTTTCACAGTGTATCTTACAGGGATTTTCCGTGTTCCCATTAACCGCGACGGCCTAGGGAATAGTATGACGAATTTTCTTCACAGCTGAATGGTTGGGCGTGCGTTTGCCGGATCACCGATTTTTGCGCGCTTGGGGTTCGCGCTTACAGAATGAGTGCCGATTCCGGGTTGTAACTTTTCTTCGCGCCTATGTGTTCCACTCGTTTTTCCCAGTTGTTGCCGAGGAGGTAAAAACGCAGACGGCGGCCAACGAGGTTTTGCCCAAGCTCATCGCCAGGCACAATCGGAAGTTTGCCGTCAATCCGGCTGAGGGAGAGGACGTTTATGTGAAGCCGGAAGGAAAAGTCGATTTGGATTTTCTCTTTGCGCGTCGCGAATCTCGCAGGACGGATCACGGCGGCATGATCTCCTACGGAGGTCGTCGGTACGTTCCGGCGGCGGACGATTGCCTCGGGATGGCCCAAACGACGGTTGAGGTGCGTGAAACGTCGACCGGGCGGATCTGGGGTGTTTCCAAGGGCAGACGGATCGAGATGAAGGAGGTTGAAAGTCAAAAACGAGTCAACTCCGATGAGGCATCGGCAAAGAAACGGAAAAGCGGGCTTGTGAAAGCGCACACCGCCGGAATCCTCATTCCCAGCGTCAAAGAAAGCGTGGCTTACCCGCAGCATTGTCCAGGGAAAGCGTCCCAATGGCCCGTCCGGTGCCACTGCCGCGACGCCGGGGGTCGTTTGCGAAGGAACTAGGCACGCGAAGCAAGATACAGTTTGTACAGCGCCTGGGTACCGTCGTTTTCGCCGCCTTCGTCAGCCAGGCGGCGGTAAAGTTTGTCGGCCAGCTCCAGCCCGGGCAGGTCGAGCTTCATCTCCCGCGCGCAGTCGAGGGCGATGCCCATGTCCTTGATGAAGTGCTTGACGTAAAACCCGGGCTTGAAATCGCCCTTCAGCATGCGCGGCGCCAAGTTGCTCATCGAAAAGCTGCCCGCCGCGCCGCCGGAGATGCTGGTCAGAACCGACTGCGGATCGAGCCCGGCCGTGCGCGCGTAGGCCAGCGCTTCGCAGACGCCCATCATGTTGGACGCGATGGCGATCTGGTTGGCCATCTTGGTATGCTGCCCCGCGCCCCATGTGCCCTGAAGCCTCCATTCTTTGCCCATGGCGGCGAACAGCGGCTCCGCCAGCTTGAACGCCGCTTCCGGGCCGCCGGCCATGATCGTCAGCTTGGCCTCGCGCGCCCCTACGTCGCCGCCGGAAACGGGCGCGTCGAGCGCCTCGCCGCCCAGCTCCCGCGCTTTGGCGCCGATTTTCGCGGCCAGCAGCGGCGACGAGGTGGTCATATCGATGACCAGCTTGCCCAGAGCAAAGCCCGCGAACAGACCTTTTTCGCCGAAGTAGACCTGCTCCACGTCGCGCGGATAGCCGACGACCGTGATCACCGCCTCGGCCGCGCGCATCACCGCGGCGGGGCTGTCGGCCCATGCCGCGCCGGATGCCAGCAACGTTTCGGCGGAAGCTTTCGTGCGATTATAGACTGTCAGCTCGAAACCGGCTTTCATCAGGTTCGCCGCCATCGCTCTCCCCATCACGCCCAGCCCGACAAAACCGATCTTCTTCAAAGTCATCAGAATCTCTCCTTTTTCATCAGATCCCGCGCGGCGCAAGCCGCGCTCGTCTTCCTTTTTGTTTTATTCTAGCACGGATC
This sequence is a window from Pyramidobacter sp. YE332. Protein-coding genes within it:
- a CDS encoding NAD(P)-dependent oxidoreductase is translated as MTLKKIGFVGLGVMGRAMAANLMKAGFELTVYNRTKASAETLLASGAAWADSPAAVMRAAEAVITVVGYPRDVEQVYFGEKGLFAGFALGKLVIDMTTSSPLLAAKIGAKARELGGEALDAPVSGGDVGAREAKLTIMAGGPEAAFKLAEPLFAAMGKEWRLQGTWGAGQHTKMANQIAIASNMMGVCEALAYARTAGLDPQSVLTSISGGAAGSFSMSNLAPRMLKGDFKPGFYVKHFIKDMGIALDCAREMKLDLPGLELADKLYRRLADEGGENDGTQALYKLYLASRA